The following proteins are encoded in a genomic region of Sebastes fasciatus isolate fSebFas1 chromosome 12, fSebFas1.pri, whole genome shotgun sequence:
- the tcaim gene encoding T-cell activation inhibitor, mitochondrial: MLSRWQAASAMSVNCLLRYTIRLERRHVATHLVQRRALSGADAVNALRPFYFAVHPDFFGQYPREREVNENSLKRLNGYLDNLQKPGSRSVQPMKLTFYVRDTKDNSNDVQPDLLALGFRSVSFTLHTNDVLSTVTNVLKSCSLPMEHMKGPKASAGASKSPPEAGLPFYRPIRWDKSYYSFTGFRDPEEELQQARRVEPRLILWLRNNETEATKKHSASLPRREELDRLKKELCHKFDLADIRWQRSWGVAHRCSQLQSLSRLSQQNPEALINLQGHTVVFADQSGMNASGHIMLGTMDVHHQWTKLFEQLPSYRSLQQQTDWLKERISLLLGGTQVVHVERLRPVQPIAEHYSTLSIFHKSLMSRRLRLHPRSLQGLTMLLENDRSNPSLHEMGHFIIPTSCDPPKLQVFLQSQAPEARQRTQRKNQLQAEEEAVVKLCLQSLSLRGLSKEPSVSSSQMILCCKRLVEQRSPLMQGLHVCVSHFYSVMQDGDLCVPWDWKS; encoded by the exons ATGCTCTCCCGTTGGCAAGCAGCATCAGCAATGTCTGTCAACTGCCTCCTGAGATACACCATCAG GCTGGAGAGGAGACATGTGGCCACACATTTAGTCCAGCGGAGAGCTCTGTCAGGGGCCGATGCTGTCAATGCACTCAGACCGTTTTATTTTGCAGTCCACCCTGACTTCTTTGGGCAATATCCCAGGGAACGG GAAGTGAATGAGAATTCATTAAAGAGGCTAAATGGCTACCTGGACAACCTACAGAAGCCCGGCTCACGCTCAGTTCAGCCAATGAAGCTCACCTTTTATGTCAGGGACACAAAGGACAACAGCAATGATGTGCAGCCAGACCTCCTCGCCTTGG GGTTCCGGTCAGTGAGCTTCACCCTGCACACAAACGATGTCTTGAGCACAGTGACGAACGTCTTGAAGTCCTGTAGCCTGCCCATGGAACACATGAAGGGACCGAAAGCAAGTGCAGGGGCTTCTAAGAGTCCACCTGAGGCGGGGCTGCCTTTCTACAGACCTATCAGATGGGACAAGAGCTACTACAGCTTCACTGGATTCAGAGACCctgaggaggagctgcagcaggccAGGAGAGTGGAGCCTAGACTCAT cTTGTGGCTGAGAAACAACGAGACCGAGGCAACGAAGAAGCACAGTGCTAGTCTTCCTCGGAGAGAAGAGCTGGACAGACTGAAGAAGGAACTGTGTCACAAATTTGATCTCGCTGATATCAG GTGGCAGCGCAGCTGGGGAGTGGCCCACAGGTGCTCTCAGCTTCAGAGTCTGAGCCGACTGTCTCAGCAGAACCCCGAGGCCCTGATCAACCTGCAAG GACACACCGTTGTGTTTGCCGACCAGTCAGGAATGAACGCCTCCGGACACATCATGCTGGGAACCATGGACGTTCATCATCAGTGGACCAAA CTGTTTGAGCAGCTGCCCAGCTATCgcagcctgcagcagcagacagactgGCTGAAGGAGAGGATCAGCCTCCTCCTGGGTGGGACTCAAGTGGTCCACGTGGAGAGGCTGAGACCAGTCCAGCCCATCGCCGAACACTACAGCACACTCAGCATCTTCCACAAGAGCCTGATGTCCCGACGCCTTCGCCTGCACCCCAGGAGCCTGCAGGGGCTCACCATGTTGTTGGAGAA CGACCGCTCTAACCCCAGTCTTCACGAGATGGGGCACTTCATTATCCCCACCAGCTGTGACCCTCCCAAGCTGCAGGTCTTCCTCCAGAGCCAAGCCCCCGAGGCCAGACAGCGCACCCAACGCAAAAACCA gctgcaggcagaggaggaggctgtGGTGAAGCTGTGTCTCCAGAGTCTGTCTCTAAGGGGTCTGTCCAAGGAGCCCAGTGTCAGCTCCAGCCAGATGATCCTGTGCTGTAAACGGCTGGTGGAGCAGCGCTCCCCCCTCATGCAGGGCCTCCACGTCTGTGTTTCTCACTTCTACTCGGTCATGCAGGACGGCGACCTGTGTGTCCCCTGGGACTGGAAGAGCTGA